The sequence below is a genomic window from Rattus rattus isolate New Zealand chromosome 3, Rrattus_CSIRO_v1, whole genome shotgun sequence.
gcatgagccaccacacctagattccttctattttatttgatagtctTGAAATTGTGTTTGGGGAAACAGTGCTGAGGTTTAATTTAGAAATCCTTTTCCTTTTACAAAAATAACCACATTgctaaatataagtaaaaaagcattagaacatatttaaaataaccaCACGTCTCCCAAACCATGACTTATATATCCCTGTCCAACTTTTTCTTTCAGTAAGActgcgtttaaaaaaaaaaaaaaaaaaaaaaaaaaatctgttctctgGACCCTAATCAGAACTAGAGTGCCCCCTTGCGATTCCCCTGCTGTCTTCGGTCtacagggtcctgttctccatTGTCTGTCTCCTTTAACTGTGACACGGTGCAGCGGATGTTAATGTCTATGGGTGACTCTCTAAACTCTGGActtgctcttttccttcctcaacGTCTTTCCAGTTTTCTCAAAGGTACACATAAACTGAATCCAGATAAAGCCATAACCTTGAGGATCAAAGATCTGCTCTACTCTGTTCTCTGTACTGAGAATCAGAATTCTAAGTGAAGGGTCCAAAGGGACCGGGGCAGAAAAGTCAGGGACAAGTTCGGCTATGACCTCTAGAGTCTTGGCGGGCTGGCATCCGAGCTGGTAACGTGCGTGGCAAGTTATGTAAGAACCGGCTGGAGAAGCCGCGCGGCGGGAGCCCCGGAGAGGACGCGGTGTTCCGGCCGCAGTCCCCACCCTCCTCGCCCAGCAGGGCAGGAGGCACCCAACTTGGTGGCGAGGAGGGGAGGATGAAAGAGCGGGGAGTCACGAGGGCGAGCCGCCGACAAGGGAACGGATGCCCGGCGTCACAGGTCCGTTGTCACACACGTTGCGGACACGAGTTGCTGACGGCTTCCACGTGCTGCGCCCGTGCGCCGAGGCGCTCAGAGGGGCCCACGTCCCGAGGCGCCACCTCCGTGGCTCGGCCCCGCTCTGCACACTCCAGCCGCCGGTCTCCCGCGCAGTGCCGTCCTATTTAAGGCTACGAGCTCCACCCTTTTCCGCcccttccttcattttcactTTTTTCCATCCTCCTTTTTATCACCCGAGGAGCCGCATGTACGGGCGGAGCATGGACTGCTTCCCATCCAGCCAATCACCACTTGGCTGCCTCTCTATTGGCCGAGCCCCCGCGTGCTTCAGCAAATGGGCTGTGAGCAGCTGTATCTAGAGTCACGTGTTGCCGGCAAAGTATCCAATGAGAGCACAAGGTCTGTGTACGCAGGGGGAGGCACGTGCAGAGCCGCACGTgtctgggagggggaaggggcggGACCCACAGAGTGAGGCGGAGGTGGGTCGGCTAGACCCGCACAGACGGTGAAGGAGCTGGATACCGACAGGACTGAGCTGACAGACCCAGGTAAGCGGACGAGAGCCAAGCGTTCTCCGGAAGACGACCCGGAGCGGGTGGGCTTGTTAAGACCGCAGATCGGGATGTTGGGAGGTATTGCATCACCTGGCGGGCGCGATCATAGACTGACCGGCGCAGTGCACCTGATGGTGATGGATGCGAAAGCTACGGAGCCGGGTGTCCATGGGGGCGGTACTCTAGGGACCTGAGGTGGGTTCTGGTGCGCAGAGCATCCTCTAGCGAGTGCCGGTTTTTAGGTCGATAAGCTCCCTATGAGGTCTGGCTGGGAACAGCCCAGAAATGCAGGCTGAGGGAAAGGTGTAAAGTCGGTTATTCACTCTGAACCCAAGGGAGGAAAGGCTTTGTGGGGTCAAGAGCTCTGCGTGTGCTGGCGGTCTAGATTTTAAATGCGGCTGGAAGAGCAAGtcttatattttccttatttcttttgagaacgggaaaacaaaaacaacaaaacaaagcaaagcaaaaacgaTGTTACTCTGTCTAGAATGCCCCAGTCTCCCAGTCCCTTTCCTAATCTTCGACTCTGATTGCAGACTCCCTCGCTTTGCTTTTCAATTGCAGGTTCTGATCTTTGGTACTACGGGAGCTGCTCTTCAGCCCCCTGCTCCTGGACCTATGGATTCTCCATCTAGCATTtcttcttattcctcctcctctctctccccgtcATTTTCCACGTCCCCTGTGAACAGTGACTTTAGCTTCCCATCTGATAATGAGAGGGAGGGCATGCGCACCGGTGAGCTCAGGCCAGACACTGTGGGGCAGAGAGGAGGTTCCAGGCCCAGTCCAGGCCCCATCCGATGCCGACATCGACCCAGGGTTTCTAGTAACCAACATACAGCATCTCATCTGGAACAGCAAGGATCTGAAGTCAAAAGATCAAGAGACGGTGAATTGGAGACAAGTCTAAACACCCAGGGATGTACTACAGAGGGAGACCTGCTCTTTGCTCAAAAGgtaacagaaagcagagaaggtaGTGCAGTGTCAAACACCTGATTGATTGATAAGGACCTAAGATGATGGTATTGACTGCCAGATTCATTACAGCAGATAAATCACTGCTGGTCTCATAGTCTTGTGCTGTTTTTCTACAGTGTAAAGAACTCCAAGGGTTCATACGGCCCCTCACAGACCTACTGAACGGATTAAAAATGGGTCGCTTTGACAGAGGTAATAACCTGATTGATTACATTTCTGGGTGGTAGCCCCCTTCTCTGAGTGACATCTTACATTTCTCTTTGGGAATCTGCGACTTAATTTCTTCATGTGAATTCATTTGAACCCCATctatgtctgtctttcctttacATTTACCTCAATCCCcacctctgctgcttctctcatGCTGAGAGTGAACCTAGAGTTTTGCCATCCCTTCCACAGACACTGATCTACATCCCATGCCCTCTAATCACCCTCCCTCTTTCACCCTAGGATTAAGTAGCTTCCAACAGAGTGTGGCCATGGACCGGATCCAGCGTATAGTGGGTGTTTTACAGAAGCCTCATATGGGGTaagtctccctctttccttcctcctcttctgggtATCTTACTGAGGGAGGCCTGTAcaagtctctgtttcttttttcgcAGAGAGCGTTATCTAGGAACCCTGCTGCAGGTGGAAGGCATGCTAAAGACTTGGTTTCCTCATATAGCTGCCCAGAAATCATCCTTAGGAGGAAGCAGGCATCAGATAAGCAAGGTAGGAACCTAAAAACCAGGGATGAGCCAGGGGAAGAATCCAGGATGGACTGTGTCTGGCGAATGCtccccttccattttccttctgttccttttttctctccGAGGGAAGGGCACGCCCGCCTAACTTTGTGCATTGCTATGATCTTTAGATTAGCCTAGGTGTTGGCTCTATTCTGATGCGATCCCACGAAGTTTACCCCTGCCCTCCTGTTGAAGATCTGTTTTCTGCACAGATACAGAATGACTCACACAGAAAGATGCCTCCATTTTTCTCTACAGACTCTTTCctcttgccctcctcctcaaacccttccttctccatcttttgACTTCTGTCAACATGACTTTAACTAAACCTTAGACAgtgggcttctttttctttctttctttcctttctttcttgtttgtttgaaaacagggtttccctgtgtagtggCCGACCTGcagcttgctctgtagcccaggctagccttgaacagagatgcatctgcctcagcctcctgagtgcgcaccatcatgcccagccaaATCAACTACAGTTTCTAGTGATGTGGAAATGACCGATTGAAAAATTAACAGGCTCATGCCTCATAAAGACCTAAACATGGGAAATTAATCACAGAAATTAAATGTCATTTCAACTTCTCTGGCTGGTGGTGTGGTTTATGAGACTGTTTTCCTGCCCATtgtaggccctgggtttgatttaaGGAAGTTGAAGAGGAATCGTTGTATAAATAGTGAGCCACGGGGCTCTTCTCCTGTCCATTTCTAGTGGCCTCATACAGTGTCACGCAGAGTCGCCTCCGACTTTCTGTTGAATGGATGGAAGCATTACTTGATTGCTAAAATCTTTACTTCATCATCTCTTGGCAAGAACACACCTGTTGCACAAAACAACGTTTGTTTGCACTGCACAATGAGTTCTCAAGGAAAGCAAAGGTCTAAGCTTAAGTGGAGCTCCTCTGTAAGCTTTTTAAACTCTTGTCTCTCCTTTATTCCCATTCTCTAGCACTTCCCTAGCCACCACAGTGATTCAGGTGCTTCTTCTCCTGCGCCTCTCATAGAGAAGATGGGCCAGACACAGCTGGGACATTTAGTTTTGAAACCAAAGCAGCCTTGGCATCTCACAGGATGGCCGGCTATGAACCTCACCTGGATCCATGACACTCCAATTTGTAACCCTCCCCTCGGTTCCCAAGGCTCCACCTCTGGCCACAGCCCCAACGGCACTGGAGCCAGCATTGGCGTCATCCTTGTCCTCCAGAAAGGAGGACAGCCCTTCACCCATTCTGCCCCGGGCACTCCGATCCCACCAACTACACTGTCTCCTGTCCTCCCTGGTGATCTGAGGAAACTGTCGGGAGAGGAGCCTCGCTGCCACAGTTTGCCAGTAACGCTGCCATCAGACTGGAGGTGCATCCTTTGTCCACCTGTCCTACCTACCGCAGATCGAGAGGTGACTACAGAACACCAGAGCCACAGATGATGAACCATCCTCCAGTTGCTCAGATCCTCAGCCCTAACCCAGGCTCTGCAACTTCCCCTGAGTCCCAACTTGtataaatatgtttgtgtgtatttttttttttttacttttaatgtatttgtggtgaggaaaaataaatcctttctgatTAAAGACACTTTTTTCACTTAAACATTTTTCTGACTGTTGTAAA
It includes:
- the Ciart gene encoding LOW QUALITY PROTEIN: circadian-associated transcriptional repressor (The sequence of the model RefSeq protein was modified relative to this genomic sequence to represent the inferred CDS: deleted 2 bases in 1 codon), giving the protein MDSPSSISSYSSSSLSPSFSTSPVNSDFSFPSDNEREGMRTGELRPDTVGQRGGSRPSPGPIRCRHRPRVSSNQHTASHLEQQGSEVKRSRDGELETSLNTQGCTTEGDLLFAQKCKELQGFIRPLTDLLNGLKMGRFDRGLSSFQQSVAMDRIQRIVGVLQKPHMGERYLGTLLQVEGMLKTWFPHIAAQKSSLGGSRHQISKHFPSHHSDSGASSPAPLIEKMGQTQLGHLVLKPKQPWHLTGWPAMNLTWIHDTPICNPPLGSQGSTSGHSPNGTGASIGVILVLQKGGQPFTHSAPGTPIPPTTLSPVLPGDLRKLSGEEPRCHSLPVTLPSDWRCILCPPVLPTADREVTTEHQSQMMNHPPVAQILSPNPGSATSPESQLV